From one Solanum stenotomum isolate F172 chromosome 12, ASM1918654v1, whole genome shotgun sequence genomic stretch:
- the LOC125847457 gene encoding uncharacterized protein LOC125847457 translates to MTGTSEETGIVDVTIRNAELADQSELISQLMQRITDMQEELQQTKDLAKLAIASNEPPLETRRPPPSFPSLSSPLPNYFPTHTTGPITSIPNPHTIDLTVSNTPYASTSYQTPPPLPNPNQTPNTNHSQNFMPTYQIPVPVPVPNNPNVLPSLPTHPSVTFQTPPVYTISEPCPNFPVQPELDHYEEMEKEWRLREEKREQEMNIMKDAISEAVKSVQSSRKITGLEYEDLCMHPDLEIPEGYKIPKFETFNGIGNPMAHLRAYCDKLVGIGKNDALIMRLFSRSLSGEALEWFTSQELRQWSTWGALAKDFLERFQFNVEAVPDRYYLEKIKQKSTEDYREYACRWRKEAAKVQPVMTENEITSAFIRAQEPEYYERMLPMMGQKFSELIRMGEAIEDGLKSGKVTSLTALQAANKSSPAMATGFARKKKEDVSAVSFSPRPRSQRYFGSGSAIGNSNRFPTPNIYPLSPQASIQIYYAQQNYQAPPPIYQNQPLTYQNTLPNHQANAPVYQHTGQNNPNANNLPRPNLERKPPRVFTPLAETRTQLFERLRAAGLIQPVDARAINPITKFFRADQRCAYHSGGAGHDTEGCINLKYKIQDLIDNRVITLQAPAPNVNLNPLPNHGGATINMIERDEDWLTNGTIGEAVVNSLIPTVASLTIKARPEFVVITAPHQAFALVKERSNEQPKEKFVVQAATAQGMTRSGRCYIPEELTQETRRKDNQKRPITESEAEEFWRRMQPKEYSIVKHLEKTPAQISVWALLMSSEYHRKALLKVLDEAYVPTGTSGENLATMVSHVIGSHQISFREEELPLEGVMHNRALYITVKCRDKFIARVLIDNGSGLNICPLSTLTQLNYDVGKIRQSRMNRNQLVFAGSALLGLDFHVHGFTASYGY, encoded by the exons ATGACTGGTACTTCTGAAGAAACAGGAATAGTGGATGTGACCATTAGAAATGCTGAACTCGCTGATCAGAGTGAATTGATCTCTCAGTTAATGCAACGAATTACAGACATGCAGGAAGAGCTTCAACAGACCAAAGATCTGGCCAAACTGGCCATTGCATCGAATGAACCCCCCCTTGAAACTAGAAGACCGCCTCCTTCTTTTCCATCACTGAGTTCCCCATTACCCAACTATTTCCCTACCCATACCACAGGACCAATCACTTCCATCCCTAATCCTCATACCATCGACTTAACTGTATCCAACACTCCTTATGCTAGCACTTCCTACCAAACACCACCACCATTACCAAATCCGAACCAAACACCTAACACTAATCACTCCCAAAACTTCATGCCAACCTATCAAATCCCAGTCCCAGTCCCAGTCCCCAATAATCCAAATGTTTTGCCTAGCCTGCCTACACACCCTTCCGTAACATTCCAAACTCCACCAGTCTATACAATCTCTGAGCCATGTCCTAACTTTCCAGTTCAACCGGAGCTTGATCACTATGAAGAAATGGAGAAGGAGTGGAGGTTGAGAGAAGAAAAACGTGAACAAGAAATGAATATTATGAAGGATGCCATCTCCGAGGCAGTAAAAAGTGTCCAATCTTCGAGGAAGATAACAGGACTTGAGTATGAGGACCTTTGCATGCACCCTGACTTGGAAATACCCGAAGGTtacaaaattccaaaatttgaaaCCTTCAATGGTATTGGGAACCCTATGGCTCACCTACGAGCTTATTGTGATAAACTCGTGGGTATCGGGAAAAATGATGCATTGATTATGAGGTTGTTTAGTCGAAGCCTCAGCGGGGAGGCGTTAGAATGGTTCACATCTCAAGAACTCCGTCAGTGGTCTACATGGGGGGCTCTGGCCAAAGATTTCTTGGAGAGATTCCAGTTTAATGTCGAAGCTGTCCCTGACAgatattatttggaaaaaatcaaGCAAAAGTCCACGGAGGACTATCGTGAATATGCGTGCCGCTGGAGGAAAGAAGCTGCAAAGGTACAACCTGTGATGACTGAAAATGAAATAACCTCTGCTTTTATTCGAGCTCAGGAGCCCGAGTATTATGAAAGGATGTTGCCTATGATGGGACAAAAGTTTTCGGAGTTGATCAGGatgggagaagcaatagaagatGGCCTCAAGTCTGGAAAGGTTACAAGTCTCACTGCCTTGCAGGCCGCCAACAAATCCTCACCAGCCATGGCCACAGGATTCGCtaggaaaaagaaagaggacGTGTCTGCTGTATCTTTTAGCCCGAGGCCAAGGTCGCAAAGGTATTTTGGGTCTGGTTCTGCCATTGGAAACTCCAACCGATTCCCCACCCCAAATATTTACCCACTATCTCCACAAGCTTCAATCCAAATCTATTATGCACAACAGAACTACCAAGCACCACCGCCCATCTACCAAAATCAACCACTAACCTACCAAAATACACTACCAAATCACCAAGCCAATGCACCAGTCTACCAACATACCGgacaaaacaacccaaatgcCAACAATCTACCCCGTCCTAACCTCGAAAGAAAGCCTCCCAGAGTTTTCACTCCTTTGGCAGAAACACGTACCCAACTCTTTGAGCGTCTAAGAGCGGCAGGATTGATCCAACCAGTAGACGCAAGGGCAATTAATCCCATAACAAAGTTCTTCCGAGCAGATCAACGTTGTGCGTACCATTCTGGAGGGGCAGGGCATGATACAGAAGGATGTATCAATCTGAAATATAAGATTCAAGACTTGATCGATAACAGGGTCATCACTCTCCAAGCCCCTGCCCCCAATGTGAACCTTAACCCATTGCCGAATCATGGAGGAGCTACCATCAATATGATTGAAAGAGACGAAGATTGGCTTACTAATGGGACTATCGGTGAAGCAGTTGTCAACTCACTTATACCAACAGTGGCCTCATTGACCATAAAGGCCCGTCCAGAGTTTGTTGTAATAACTGCGCCTCATCAGGCATTTGCTTTGGTGAAGGAAAGAAGCAATGAACAGCCCAAAGAAAAGTTTGTCGTGCAGGCGGCTACCGCACAAGGGATGACACGTTCTGGAAGATGCTACATTCCAGAAGAACTAACTCAGGAGACACGAAGAAAGGATAACCAAAAAAGACCGATCACAGAGAGTGAGGCTGAAGAGTTTTGGCGAAGAATGCAGCCTAAGGAGTATTCCATTGtcaagcatttggagaagactCCCGCTCAAATTTCTGTTTGGGCTCTATTAATGAGTTCTGAGTACCATCGAAAAGCACTGTTGAAGGTACTTGATGAAGCATATGTGCCGACAGGAACAAGTGGTGAGAATCTGGCCACCATGGTAAGTCATGTCATTGGGAGTCATCAAATCTCTTTCCGAGAAGAAGAGTTGCCACTCGAAGGGGTTATGCACAACCGTGCCTTATATATCACCGTCAAATGCAGGGACAAGTTTATAGCGCGAGTATTGATTGATAATGGCTCAGGACTTAATATCTGCCCATTATCAACCCTTACTCAGCTAAATTATGATGTTGGAAAAATCCGTCAAAGCCGCATGAAT AGAAATCAATTGGTTTTTGCTGGTTCTGCTCTACTGGGTCTTGATTTTCATGTCCATGGATTTACGGCCAGTTATGGTTATTGA
- the LOC125846358 gene encoding 1-aminocyclopropane-1-carboxylate synthase 3, translating into MKLLSEKATCNSHGQDSSYFLGWQEYEKNPYDEIQNPKGIIQMGLAENQLSFDLLESWLAQNPDAAGFKRNGESIFRELALFQDYHGLPAFKNAMTKFMSEIRGNKVSFDSNKLVLTAGATSANETLMFCLANQGDAFLLPTPYYPGFDRDLKWRTGAEIVPIHCSSSNGFRITESALEEAYLDAKKRNLKVKGVLVTNPSNPLGTTLTRNELELLLTFIDEKGIHLISDEIYSGTVFNSPGFVSVMEVLIEKNYMKTEVWERVHIVYSLSKDLGLPGFRIGAIYSNDEMVVSAATKMSSFGLVSSQTQYLLSCMLSDKKFTKKYISENQKRLKKRHAMLVKGLKNAGINCLESNAGLFCWVDMRHLLSPNNFDAEMDLWKKIVYDVGLNISPGSSCHCTEPGWFRACFANMSEDTLNLAMRRMKDFVESTAPNAINHQNQQQSNANSKKKSFSKWVFRLSFNDRQRER; encoded by the exons ATGAAGCTATTGTCAGAGAAAGCCACGTGTAATTCTCACGGACAAGATTCTTCATACTTTTTAGGATGGCAGGAGTACGAGAAAAATCCATACgatgaaattcaaaatcctaAAGGAATCATCCAGATGGGTCTAGCAGAGAATCAg ctttcttttgatttattagAATCATGGCTAGCACAAAATCCAGACGCAGCTGGGTTTAAGAGAAATGGAGAATCAATATTTAGAGAACTTGCTCTGTTTCAAGATTATCATGGTCTTCCTGCTTTCAAAAAT GCAATGACAAAATTCATGTCAGAAATCAGAGGAAACAAAGTAAGCTTTGATTCCAACAAGCTCGTTCTTACAGCCGGTGCAACGTCCGCTAATGAGACACTTATGTTTTGCCTAGCTAACCAAGGCGATGCTTTTCTCCTTCCTACCCCATACTATCCTGG ATTCGATAGAGACCTCAAATGGAGAACTGGGGCAGAGATTGTGCCAATACACTGCTCAAGTTCAAACGGATTCAGAATTACTGAATCCGCTCTTGAAGAAGCTTATCTAGATGCAAAAAAGCGAAACCTTAAAGTGAAAGGTGTTCTAGTGACCAACCCTTCAAATCCATTGGGCACAACACTAACCAGAAACGAGCTTGAACTTCTTCTTACATTCATAGACGAAAAAGGTATCCACCTCATCAGTGACGAGATCTATTCAGGGACTGTTTTTAACTCGCCAGGCTTCGTTAGTGTCATGGAAGTTCTAATTGAAAAGAACTACATGAAAACCGAAGTTTGGGAACGAGTTCACATTGTTTACAGTCTCTCAAAAGATCTCGGTCTTCCCGGTTTTCGCATTGGTGCAATTTACTCCAACGATGAGATGGTTGTCTCCGCGGCCACAAAAATGTCTAGTTTCGGATTAGTTTCTTCGCAAACTCAGTACCTTCTTTCATGCATGCTCTCTGACAAAAAGTTCACGAAGAAATACATCTCTGAAAATCAGAAGAGGCTAAAGAAACGACATGCAATGCTTGTTAAAGGTCTTAAAAATGCTGGTATCAACTGCCTTGAAAGCAATGCCGGTCTGTTTTGTTGGGTAGACATGAGGCATCTATTAAGTCCCAATAATTTTGACGCTGAAATGGACTTATGGAAGAAAATAGTGTACGATGTTGGCCTAAACATCTCTCCTGGATCATCATGCCATTGTACCGAACCGGGTTGGTTCCGTGCATGTTTCGCTAACATGTCCGAAGATACGTTAAACTTAGCCATGCGACGTATGAAGGATTTTGTTGAGTCCACTGCTCCCAACGCAATTAATCACCAGAATCAACAACAATCTAACGCTAATTCAAAGAAGAAGTCATTCTCCAAGTGGGTTTTTCGACTATCGTTCAATGACCGTCAAAGAGAACGATAG